A portion of the Saimiri boliviensis isolate mSaiBol1 chromosome 1, mSaiBol1.pri, whole genome shotgun sequence genome contains these proteins:
- the RPS23 gene encoding small ribosomal subunit protein uS12, producing the protein MGKCRGLRTARKLRSHRRDQKWHDKQYKKAHLGTALKANPFGGASHAKGIVLEKVGVEAKQPNSAIRKCVRVQLIKNGKKITAFVPNDGCLNFIEENDEVLVAGFGRKGHAVGDIPGVRFKVVKVANVSLLALYKGKKERPRS; encoded by the exons ATGG gcAAGTGTCGTGGACTTCGTACTGCTAGGAAGCTCCGTAGCCACCGACGAGACCAGAAGTGGCATGATAAACAGTACAAGAAAGCCCATCTGGGCACAGCCCTGAAGGCCAACCCTTTTGGAGGTGCTTCTCATGCAAAAGGAATCGTGCTAGAAAAAGT AGGAGTTGAAGCCAAGCAGCCAAATTCTGCCATTAGGAAGTGTGTCAGGGTCCAGCTGATCAAGAATGGCAAGAAAATCACAGCCTTTGTACCCAATGATGGTTGCTTGAACTTCATTGAG gaAAACGATGAAGTTCTGGTTGCTGGATTTGGTCGCAAAGGTCATGCTGTTGGTGATATTCCTGGAGTTCGCTTTAAGGTTGTCAAAGTAGCCAATGTCTCTCTTTTGGCCCTATACAAAGGCAAGAAGGAAAGACCAAGATCATAA